TAGATCAGGAATAACACAATATGCATGAAAAGACATACTATAAATGTTGAAAGAGTCAATGTAAATATGAATAGAGGTGGAAGGAAAAACTGTTGCTGCCAAAATAGCAATAATTCAATGGCACCTTGActgtgtaaaacatgtcaaaTTTTTGGCACAAAAGTCTTAACTCAAGGTTCACTTATGCATTTGAACACTCTCAGCTAAGAGATaaagatttttgttttattttttgtgtgtatggtgtgtttctccttcttttttATTGACATGTTTTTCACACCTGCTTGAGTGCTCTCCTCCCCTGAGTTCATCCTGACCCTGTCTGCTGCAAAGACATCATTTAAGAATTGTGTGATCACTACAGTTGGTCTCTATTACTGTATAAATGTTTCATCTTGTCCCTTTCACATCTATTacatataaccaaacacatcAAAATTCGACTTTACTGCTATGATATTATTCTGAATATCATCACAGACTCCAGCTGTACTTCTAATACATCGTTTGGGGTCTTTAATCTCTCTCCATCTGgttcgctctctctccctccctcttgtgTCATCACAGCCACCCTCCTTTTCTTCCCCTCACTCATGCACCAGTGAGGTCTGTAGGTCTGTGCAGTCATACTGTGGTTGCTCAGTTGCTGAGAGACTTTTGGTTCCCCTATACTAggaaacaagaagaagaaaacaacgCACAAGAGAGAACATAAGGTAAGATCTTCAAGGGTTATTTTATTACAAgtttcaaattatttttatttattaattttatttgttAGGGACCATGTACaatttttaacataaatgttGCTATTTGATGcattgtaccagagttagccttaggctaatttatatctgcagtccctaggcaGGGCACAATTTAAATCCAacagtaaaaacacaacaacatctgacaaaacaacaagaaaGATCACAAATCCTACATCAATATAATGCAcattgtgacacacacacacacacacacacacacacacacacacacacacacactcagacacacacacacacacacacacacagacagacagacacacacacacacctgttcagCACCATGttgaaaacaagaaaataaaggaaataaaagtaaaaaaaaaaaagcaggatgTTAGTGGTTGCAGAGTTGATtggcttttaaatgttttaattgaaATTTGAAGCTTCTGATGGAAAATCCAGTGACAGTAGTAATAATTCTAGTAATGcaattaatttgtttaaatttgTAGTTAAACGGATGGTGATATCTCTGTGAAATTAgaattgtttttgtcttgtattCAATATGTGTATTTATGCAGTAAACCAGCTGCATTTGACCTATTTTGTACTGCttccattttctgcttttaCTTCAAAACGAGTAgtgaattaattttttttctacttgTGCAGGGCTCTGTTATATTTTGAAACAATTTGGCACAGTGAAACAGTGACTCAAGGGGTTATTGCCACATACTATTTCAGTGTGCATGTCGCCAGTGACTAAAACTGATACCGGCGTGTTTTTTGAATGTTACATTAAGTTTTAtgtatgtgctgctgctgctttcttGAATAggcaatcttttcttttttaaagaataaCTGGTTCTTAAGAGTCAAAAAACAGCAATTTGGCAATCCAGATTATTGTCCCTTCAGTCAATAAGGGCCTTTCTGGAAAGTAATTTTACTTGCATTACTTCTGCTCGCATGTGCTTTGCTTTTCATAACGCAGTCATATTTGCAATGAAAAACCGAAACTATGGTCATTGGAAATAGAATAAACGGAAAACAATGGGTTGAAAGGCACAGTGACCTGATTAGGTGAAAGTGTTCCCTTTAATCACTTATACTGCATCATATTTAAAAGCCTACTACTTTCCTtgatgcattttaatgttgctTTTTATGTGATTTATTCAATGATTCTctgatttacatttattttatgcgTTTGGGTCatgtttttgcctgtaaaaTATATTCTTTCTGTATAAGCTGCTCCGTAATTAAAGGCGGCCACTCTCTGTTTATCACAGCATTATTTACTTTAATGAAATCCTCTAACAGCGACGTCCACACTTAGTTTAATCTATTGATTGCATACAGGTGATGCACTCTACAGGAGATTGTTCATCTCTGTGGTGACCTTCACCCACCGATTCACTGCTTTGTTGCAACACAATCCCATTTAATTCCAAAAGGGGGCAGTCTTCATCATGTTAAATTAGTGCTCTTTATTTAGATATAGATTATGTTAAATATGATAATAGGCCAACAACATGAGTTTGCTATAATGTTCATTTGCAGATAACTGAATGCACTTACAGAAAAATCCCTGCCAAAGTGATTGTGAAAATATGGATTAAATATGAATTCTCTGACTAGCTCAGTTCATTtataaaatcatttaaattacaGAGAATGTCTTGcagatattttttaaaagtttcatTGGACACACTTGGTAAAAAGACAACAGCATCATACATGGCTTTAGGCTACCATGCTCAAACATTCATGAGATAtgtgcatttaaacattttttaaaacaaaatccgGTCATTGTTTCTTGAGAAGTGGTTTATGGCTTGCTTTAAACCATGGCTCCTTGCGACTAATTCCTTCAATAACAGCCCCAGCAGATTCTgtaatgattattttctgtTTGCCCTGATCTTTTAACGACTTTCTGTCTTCACTCATAAATGTTAATGTTCCTTTTAAGCACCAATTTCAATATTGACATAGAGAGGAAAAGACATCACGTTGCCTACTCTATTTGTTTCTCCACAGGAAGATGCCTGTTTCATCCACCTAATCTAAAAAAAGGTTTGTTGTCAATAATATAATGACACAATAACCATGTGGATAAAATCTGAttatatcatttttttcttGTATTGTTTTTCCTGTATGTTTGGATTTTGTTGTATTCTTTCTGTCTTGCCTAACACATTTACTCCAGTTATCTTAATTCAGTTGTTGTATTCTATTCTAATTTTCCAACCTGGAACTCTTACAAAAAATAAGTTTATGATGAAAGCAATTCTTTAGAAGTATTTTATATGCTTTGGAAGTTAAGGTAAGAGTGGAAAAAGTGAAAGCtgcagtacatttttttttattttaaaattgttttgctACAGATAtgttcagtgtttttgtgttaatccataaaaaataaattaaaataaacttgCTGTATTTCCTGCAATAGCGTTGGCCCAAGCAGTAACTGAAATGGAGGAATGGGAGATTCCCACTTCTTTAGGACCCACAGAAGCCAAAGAGAACACCTCATCACCAATAGGTATGcaccctaatatatatatatatatatatatatatatatatatatatatatatatatatatatatatatatggctcaAGATAATGTGGGTGTAAGTTAATGCAATACTTGCATTTATAATGGAAGTTGTAGTTTTAGTACTTGCTCACTCAATCTGTCCTGATATCAACTTGTGTTTTTCTCACAGTTAACAGGTCTTGTGAGAATCTGGAATGCTACATGGTTCTCACCGAGGCAGAGAAGACAGCCATCGGCTCCATCTGTTTCCTGGGAGGTCCTATCACACTGCTGGAAAATGCTCTTGTGTTGGGAGTGATCGCCGCCACAGCCACCCTGCGGCAGCGGCCTTCATATCTGTTCATTGCCAGCCTCGCTTTGGCTGATGTCTTCGCCAGCTGCTTCTTCACTACCAGCTTCCTGGATTTTCACCTCTTTCGCCGCAGTGATGGCCCCACTGCCTACCTCTTCAAATTAGGTGGAGTCACCATGGCCTTCACCAGCTCAGTGGGGAGTTTACTGCTGACCGCTCTGGATCGCTACCTCTGTATCCACCAGGCCTGCAGCTATAAGGTGATGCTTACCCGTCGGCGAGCCCTGCTGAGTCTGCTGATCCTCTGGAGCGCCACCATCTTCATCTCCTTCTTGCCTTTGATGGGCTGGAGGTGTCCCACAGTGCTTTCTCCACCCTGCTCAAGCCTGTTTCCCTACATCAACCAGGGCTATCTGGCATGTTGGACCAGCTTCATACTGGTGCTTCTGGCTCTCATTTTGTGGGCTTATGCTCTCATCCTGTGGAAGGCCCACCGCCACGTGTCCTCCATGACCAACCTCCAGGGAGCAGCAGGGACAGGCCAGGCCCGCATGAGGATGGATATCCGTCTAGCACGTATGTTTGGCCTGATCCTACTCATACTGGTGGGCTGCTGGCTTCCTGCACTCTCCTTCATGTTAGTGGATGTCTCTGTGGTCTTGACTCACACCCAACAGAGGGCCTTCGCCTTTTGCAGCACCCTCTGCCTGGTCAACTCTGCAGTCAACCCACTACTGTATGCACTGCGCTGTCGAGAGCTGAGAGTTGCTCTGCTGCAGTTGCTACAAAGGCTGTGTGAAACTGGGAGGTGTAAACAAACTACAGACGATTTAACCTCACAATTACCCTCCAAAGAAGACAACAACTGTACTGCCTTCACCGAGAATAATGAGATGCCCAGGACCCTCCGATCAATCTCAGAAATGGTGAACGATGAGAAGAAGAACTTTAGAGAGTGAGTTGGAATTAAGGAGTACCTGTAGCGATAGATAAGCGTCTGGCAGTGTGCTTGGTGTGTAAAATCAGACCACAGAGAACTTCACTGTAGATTAAGAATGACATCTTCAATACATATGAGCAGGGTTAATTCCATCACATTATTAGTGCCTGCAAATAATTTAAGGCTATTATGTTAAAGGCTATCAAACAATAACTCTTGTATATTGTGAGTAATTACAAGTGCTTCGGAAGATCAGAAAGTCTacatattgtgttttacttgCAGTTACAAGATACACTGGAACGACAGCTTGTAAGGAGAAAACATTCACCAAAATATTTTGTCACCATAACACATTACTTGAGtcatagtctcacattgccagacctatctccacagcgctgtggaactTAAATCATAACAATAAGTATAGAACAGATTCCATTGGTATTAAAGCCTCTCATCTTTAGGTATTTGTTCAAGTCAGACAAAAAGTTCAGTGCATGTTGGACTGGAAGTGAGACAATGTCATGTGGCCATCTAACCTGTAACCTTTGACCTCTCTGCCTCCCATGCCAGTGCTTTAACACTATCACTCTTACACTGTGTCCCACGAACTTAAGTGCTGACTTAACTTCTGGGTTCACCACATGGCAGATAGGtggatttgttgtttgtatgtttatgttTGAGTATTTGTCCCTGAGCATGCAGGAACGGAGGACCCTGTGGTGTGCCTATCCCATCTGCACATGAATGCCAGGACTCCACAAAAGCCCTATGCACGGGAGGATTTCACACAATGTTCACTGCATGAATCCAAGCAGTGTCCTGAGGTAAATGGAGCACATGCCAGGAAGAGAACGAGCACAGACACTAAAACACTCTTTGCAATAGTGGCAACTGGCGGCTGCAGTAAAGCACATtttgacatccacttaaactcACGGGTTCACACGCTTGACAGAACACGTTTCAACCGCTATATGAACTgattaaataataatacttaACCCTACTCTATTTTGACTCATTATATGTTTCTTTTTAAGCAAATTCCATAAGGAAATCTTACTCTTTGTCTGTCATCCTTAATCATTGTCAAGTGACCAAACTAATCAGCAGTCTGCAATAATTTGTAAGGTTCTCAATCTTCTGGGTGAGTCTTTGCTGCCAGAGGTGACTTGCTGGATACTGGGAGTGCCATACCAAAAAGTCAGCcagaaaatacatatttctTTGGGGACAAGAGATGGAAGAAGGGGGAACTGAGTACAGAACAATGTAGAGGATGATTATATACACTCAGTTACTAGCTTATTATTGGGTTTAATAAAACAGACTTGTAATAAATTCTACCTTTATAAAGGTTATAATGTTCAGATCTTTGTTGAAACTGTTGATACTGTGAGGAGGCATTTGCATTATTTAGTATACCCCATTTATATGAATTACCTCTCAGTATAATGCAATACAATTCAACTGCCTCTTAGAAGAATACAGTAGATAGCTCAGtggataggtctggcaatgcgagactagctcaATGGAAAATCAAGAATAttgttcattttcttttactgcttTTACGAGGAGATGCTTGATTGCACTTTAATTGATATTGCTGAATACTTAGCACTTCAGTATAAGCTACTCTAGATGCAAGCTACATACTGCATAACAGTAGGCTGCATGTTTACTTCCTCAAGGTTATTTGATAACAGTATAACTGCATAAGACTTTGTTTGTATTTACCTACAGTAATTTGTTATGCATTAACAAGCCGGGACCTTCCtgttaaaagattttcaatcccGTTGAGACAGTGATTATCaaatttttttcttccaatCAACAGAGTTCTATGTTCAGGAAAACTTCTTGCACATGTAACAAACGGTCACAGCCAGATGAACACCAGTAGTGGAGACTGCAGCACATACAAATCGATAGGTTATATATTACATTACCACCTTCAAAAGGTTACTTAAAACAATAGACTGCAGTGAGGTTGTGGCTGGTTGTTGATGCATGCAATACAATAGGAGTGGTATGGAGCATGTAGCTGATAACACAAAGCAAGATAAGATCAGGATGTAATCTCTACTTACGATACAAATGTGTTGTGCATACCAAACAATTCAATTCTTATTTGCAGTCACAGTGTATAGTATTGTAATTGAACACTTTGCCgggggacttttttttttccaggtcaTTATCACCATGCAGCAACACTCTCTTTTGTAAAAGGGTAAGCCTATCTGGCTAATATCCATCAACGATATATCCACAAACGTTGTGTTTAATTTgcagtgaaaacattttaatagcCTGTTAGTTAAggcatatcattttttttttttaactctggtgtttattttattctgttggctttcatgtatttatttttattttttttacattttattgtcttAATTGTTGTGATTTTTTGTCGTgcttaaattgttttattttatattatttttattgttatttttttttattgttttcatctgtgttgttgtaattttgttctgtgaagcactttgtgctgCATGCTTgcatgaaaggtgctatataaataaagctgagGTAAAttctaaacaaataaataaaaatctatcttcTACTGAAGGAGATAAAGTCTAATACATATCTATGGTCTAACATCACTTTGTTACAcagttcatttttaatttaCCCGATTTACCTGACCACGACCACCAGACGTCTCGTGAACCTTAAATTTGAGTTCAACGGAAATcaatcaacaacaacaataggGTTGGGCAGCTAGAAATTGTAGCGTAAAGACggtaaaagagaaaacaaaattgcAATGGATTCCAGTATGTATTACGTACaccgttaaaaaaaagtaagtttgGATAAGAATTACAATTTAAATCAGTGAAATATACTATACAATGTGTTGTAAATATTTGAGAACCCCCCTCTTTCCAACAATGGTATCGTCTGCCATTGTGACGTTTTAAAATTTCAGAAGGCAGGGTCGGCAGTTGGTTTACTACTCAGAGAAGAAGACCCGTTGTTGTGGAGAGCAAGAAAGGCTCAAGAAATTCGAGCAACGTTTAACGTACAAACCCCACTTTTTGAGGGTCGTTTTTCTCCAACTTATTTTTTCCGTTTTCTTTAGCTAACATGGCTTGTGGAGCAACGTTAAAGCGGTCGATGGAGTTTGAGGCCCTCCTCAGTCCCCAGTCTCCCAAGCGGAGAAGGTGCAATCCACTACCGGGGACTCCTGGTGCTCCGTCCCCGCAAAGATGCAACCTCCGTCCGCCGGTCGACAGCCCAACACATTCGATGTCTCCTCCGGCCATAGGAGGCGAACACAGGCTCACTCCAGGTATACAGTTAAACTAGATTTAACGTTTTTTTTCCTGCGTTTCAGGGTGGGTGTCATGGGGGAGGGGGTTTGGGTGGAGTGAATtggatagctaacgttagctagctagctagttgagaGAATCAGAATGGGGGTTGGAAGCTAAACGTTAGCGGAAGAGCGTCGTCGCTAAGTTACCGAAACAGATCGTTTTACAAATCATAATAAATCAGTGGATGCGCAAAAGTAGATGTATCTGTCTCGGTATTCGTTGGTGGCATATTGCCAGCTCATTGTATTGTTGCATAGTTTGCTGAATTAGCTGACATAGGCTAATCATGAGTTGCCCATGGAAATATTAGCTTCAAAGTTCTTTgcatagctaacgttagctagctaaaacATTGGCATTGGGAAAAATGAATATTaccttagctagctagctagctatatgacTGCCTTGTTAAGCTTCGCCTGTACAATCTGCAGCTACTGTATGGACTATCATGGCTATTCAATCTCTTAAACTATTACATTTATCgctaacatttatttaaaaaaacggaTAGGCTTTAAACAA
This window of the Perca flavescens isolate YP-PL-M2 chromosome 6, PFLA_1.0, whole genome shotgun sequence genome carries:
- the cnr2 gene encoding cannabinoid receptor 2, whose product is MEEWEIPTSLGPTEAKENTSSPIVNRSCENLECYMVLTEAEKTAIGSICFLGGPITLLENALVLGVIAATATLRQRPSYLFIASLALADVFASCFFTTSFLDFHLFRRSDGPTAYLFKLGGVTMAFTSSVGSLLLTALDRYLCIHQACSYKVMLTRRRALLSLLILWSATIFISFLPLMGWRCPTVLSPPCSSLFPYINQGYLACWTSFILVLLALILWAYALILWKAHRHVSSMTNLQGAAGTGQARMRMDIRLARMFGLILLILVGCWLPALSFMLVDVSVVLTHTQQRAFAFCSTLCLVNSAVNPLLYALRCRELRVALLQLLQRLCETGRCKQTTDDLTSQLPSKEDNNCTAFTENNEMPRTLRSISEMVNDEKKNFRE